From the Paenibacillus tianjinensis genome, the window TCATCGTAATCAGTGCGGTGCTGGTGGCTATCGGCTGGAGACAGATCATCAAGGGCAAACGTGAAGCGCACAAGAAGACAATGATCGCTGCCGCAGTGGCTGCTACCTTGTTCTTCATTGTGTACATGTCAAGAACGGTGTTTGTAGGGAATACATCGTGGGGCGGACCGGATAATCTGTCGCTCTTGTATCACATTTTTCTGATATTTCATATCGTACTGGCAACGGTGGCAGCCGTGTTCGGGATTACGACACTTACGCTGGGCTTCAAAGCCAAGTATGCGAAGCACCGCAAATGGGGCAGAGTAACTGCTGTAATCTGGTTCATTACGGCCATTACAGGAGTTGCTGTGTACGTGCTGCTCTACATATTTTATCCTGGCGGGCATACCAAGCCGGTCTGGGATGCAATCTGGGGTTTTTAATTGGTTTTGAAGGCGGTCTGTGTACCGGCATCTTCCGTAAGGAGGGTGCTGATGCTCAGGCCTTTTTTTATGTGTTTGAATAAGGTGAGCGGACAGCGCAGAATCCTCCAAATTCGAGGGAATGAGAGCGATAAGTCCCTCCGGATCCGCCGGAATAGGGCAGTGATGCGGAATGAGAGGTATAAACACCTCCGAATTCGAAGATAGTGGGCTACATGGCTGAGTTAAGGGGATAAATCCCGTAGAATTTGCCGGAAACAAGCTGCGTGGCGAAATTAATGGGATAAATCCCATAGAATTAGAATTCACAAATAGCTGTCTGTAGTAGATACAAATGTTAATATATTCTCCCCTGTCGCCGCTTAGTGCAGCTATAAGGAATTGAACGAATTTTCATAAGCTAACGAACGGAGGAACACAACAGTTTCAATATTTATCCAAACTAAACCTTGACTCTGGAAAATACAGGACATATACTGTGTATATAGATATATACAGTAAGCACAGAGCTATACACACTGAATCTGTATATCCTCTGAATTTAAGTGAGGTTGAGGCAATATGACAACAATCAAACAGGCCTGGATTATTGTAAGGAGTGACTTCCGCGGAGACAGGCTGAAGCTGGTGTGGGCATTTCTTGGGGCGGTCGTATTAATGGGGTACATGGGGATGATGACCGGAATGGTCACAGATGATGTGCTGGGCGAAGGGGAGGCTAAGGTCCTTGCCGACTTCATGCTCGTTACCGTCATTCCTATGCTGGGCTTTACTTTCTCCAGACGGAAGATGAAGTATGTGATGGACGATTCCTATACCCGGATGCTGGCCTACATGCGCAGTCTGCCGGTTCCATCTGCAGTGATCCTCTGCAAAAGAAAGCTTCATACGGTGCTCTCTTTTTCGTTGAACGGAGTGCTGTTCTTCGGCCTGATCTATACACTTAGCTCCGATATGCGGCATGAACTTCCTCTACCGGCCTATCTGACCTTCGCTCTAACCTGGGTCGGCTACGGGCTGATCGTTACAGGGATGTTCATTTTCATCGAACTGCTGACCAGCGGCAAAGCCTACTGTGGATGGATGTTTCTATTCATGCTGCTGTCCATCATTGCCGCTTTGCTCATTAGTCTGGCGGGAGGGAATCTCTTCCTGTACACTTTGAGCTGCTCTAAGGAGTGGGGGCTGTTGTCCCCGCTGATGTGGGGAAGCCTGCTGCTGGGAACTGCATCGGTGCAGCTGTTCTCCGCATGGACGATTCAACGGCTTAAGAGCCGCGATCTCGTATGAGAGGGCGGTGGTAAGGATGTGGATACCCATTCAGATTAACGAGAACAGCGCTGAGCCGCTGTACCATCAGATTGAAACACAGCTGCGGTCACTCATCATCAGCGGCGGAATAACAGAAGGGACACTGCTTCCTTCGATCCGCGAGTTTGCCGGAGATCTGAAATGCAGCGTCATTACGGTCCGCCGGGTCTATCAGGATCTGGAGAATGAAGGACTGCTGCGGACCCGGCAGGGAACGGGTACCTTCGTCTCCCATGTGGGAGAAGGCGCTATGGAGGAATACAAGCGGGAAGCCGTCAGCAAAGCATTGGAAAGTGCCGTCGATGTCGGTTTGTCCGTGCAATGCAGTGCAGAAGAGCTGACCCGGATATTTACGGACATCGTGAAGAGCAAATATAACAAACAGGGATGAAGGGTGGAGTCATTGCATGGTACAACAGGCCATTGAACTGCGGAATGTAAGCAAGAAACGGCGTAACCGGATGATCGGACCGCTTAATCTGAATCTCCCGCAGGGCTATATAACCGCACTAGTGGGCCAGAATGGCTCCGGCAAAAGCACACTGCTGCACATGCTGATGCAGCTGAGCTTCCCTGAAGAGGGTGAGATCCGCTGGTTTGAAGAGACGCACGGGAAGGGGATGCCGCTCTCCCTGCGGCAAACCATTGCCTATGTCCCGGAGAACTCGCAGAGCGAAGAGAATCTATGGACAGCGGAAGAGGCGGCTGAGTTCCGCCGGCAGTGGTACCCGGCATGGGACCAGCAGTATTTCGAAGAATTACTGGGCAGATTCGAGGTGCCGCAAGGAGCAAGGCTCGGCAAAATGTCAAAGGGTGAGCGCCGCAAGTTCGAGATTGCCGCTGCGCTGGCAGCCCGGCCCAAGCTGCTGCTGCTGGATGAGCCGTCTTCCGGTCTTGATCCTTTTGCCTGGAAGATCCTGATAGAAGCGCTGCGTAAATATATGGATGAGAGTAATGCAACGGTGCTGATCTGCACCCACATCATCGAGGAAGTACGGAGGCTGGCGGATTATATTGTGCTTATGCACCATGGGCAGCTGCTCGGCATGGCCGAGAAGGACAGTCTCTTCGGCTCCTGGAATGAGGTATGGGTAAATGCTGCAGATGAGGAAGAACTGCAGCATTTGGCGGCAGAATTGCCGGATGCTCTGAATTTTACCTGGGGGCAATCTGGAATGGTTTCATTTATTACCCAGAAATTTCATCAAAATGAGAAACGCATCCAGCAATTGGGCGTAAAGGTTATTAAGAGCCGGGCACTTGAACTGGATGAAATACTCAGCTTATGGACACAAGGGCATCATCCGATCCTGATTGACCAGAAGAGAGGGGACTAACGAATGGAAGCTTTGAAGCTGGAACAGGTAGTGAAGCAATATGGTGATAAAACGGCAGTAAACAGAATTAACCTGAAGGTGGAGCAAGGCGAAATTTATGGGCTGCTGGGGGCCAACGGCGCCGGCAAAACCACAACAATGCGCATGGTGCTTGGTCTGATTTATCCCGATGAGGGGAAGATTATCTATAACGGCAAGCCGTTCAGCAGCGAGCTGCAGCATCTGATGGGCTATCTGCCGGAAGAACGCGGCCTGTACCCGAAGGTAAAAGTGAGCGAACAGATCATCTATCTGGCCCGGCTGCGCGGCATGGCTGCAGGCGATGCGGAGAAGAGTCTGCGTTACTGGCTGGACCGCTTTGAAGTGCCGGAATATTACAACAAGAAGATCGAAGAACTCTCCAAGGGCAATCAGCAAAAAATGGGTTTCATCGCTGCCGTTGTACATAAACCGCAAATTCTTATCCTCGATGAAGCTTTCAGCGGACTGGACCCGGTGAATGTGGAGCTGTTAAAAGACACCGTTAGAGAGATGCGCGACCAGGGGACGAGTATCCTGTTCTCTACCCACCGCATGGAGCATGTCGAAGAGCTGTGCCGGAATATTACAATTCTTGACCGTTCCAATACAGTGGTTCAAGGAGATATCCGCGAGATTAAAAAGGGCTATCCGCGCGAGGAGGTATTCCTGCGGACGGTTGGAGAAGTCTCCGGGCTGGAGGGAATCGCCGGGGTAACCGCAGTGCAGCGGCAGGAGCGGGGCTATGTGCTGGCGATCAGTGAGATTGGAGCAGCGCAGCGGATATTACAGCACGCCCTGCTTGCCGGTGAAGTTGAACATTTCGAAATCAAGGAACCGACGCTAAACCAAATCTTTATCAGAGCGGTGGGTGAATCCAATGAATAAGCTGGGACCGATTATCGCATTTACCTTCAAAAATAAGGCGCGGACTAAATCTTTTACGATCACAACGCTGATCATCGTGCTTCTGATTACCATCGGTATGAACATTCCTTATTTTATCGACAAGTTTAGCGGCGACGACGAAGCCGGTGCTGCACGCATCGGAGTTGTTACGGAATCCGGAAACCCGGTATCGGAACTGCTGCTGGCTTATACGGCGCCCGAAGACTCCGAGACCCAGGTAACGCTGGAGTCCTATGCATCTGCAGAGGACGCGGCTCTTCAAAAGGGACTCAAGGAAGGCGACATTAAGGGTTATCTCACCTTCGGCACTGCTGCGGGCGCAGGCGTACCTCCGGTCACATACCACAGCAATGAAGGAGAGCTGGACGGAGATATCCAGAGCTATCTGCAAGCTGCCCTGCAGCAAGTCAATACGCAGCTGATTACGGAGGGTAAGCTGACACAGCAGGAGGTGGCCGCCATATTCACGCCGGTCACGATAGATACGCAGCAGATCGGCGGAGGAAGCGGGACTGGCGGCGGTCAGGATGAGTCTGCACCTGCGATCAATTATGTGATTGTCTATGTACTGCTGATGCTCTTCTTCTTGTCGATTATGCTGACCGGTAATATGATTGCCGCTGAGGTCACAGCAGAGAAGAGTTCGCGCATTATGGAAATTCTGATTACGAGCGCTTCACCGCTGAGCCAGATGTTCGGCAAGGTGCTGGGGGTGTTCCTGGTCGGGCTGCTGCAGATTGCGATCATTGCCGCGAGCATTGCGGCGAACCTGATGCTGCCGCATAACTCGGGGATTCTTACGGATTTCGATCTTGACTTAAGTCAATTGAATGTAGGTATTCTGGTTTACGGCCTTATCCTGTATATTCTGGGCTTCTTCCTGTATGCGCTGATGTATGCCGCTGTAGGCTCGATCGTGAGCCGTACCGAGGAGCTGGGCCAGGCAAGCATGCCGGTGATGATGCTGGGTTTTGTGAACTACTATATTCCGACCTTCAGCGTTTCTGCACCGGACACACTGCTGATAAAGATCGCCAGCTACGTACCGTTCACATCACCGCTCAGCATGCTGCTGCGGATCGGTGTCGGAGATGTGGCCGTATGGGAAATCGCAGTTTCACTGGTTATTCTGCTGGTCACTATCTTCCTGTTAGGCTGGCTGGCCGCCAAAATCTACCGCACAGGTGTCCTGATGTATGGTAAACGACCTAGTATCAAAGAGATTAGAAAAGCAATGAAGGCTTACAAAATTTAAGGAGTGGGAATTATGGATAAAAAACAACAACAAAACTTAGCGCTGCTGTTTATAACATCTTTCTTCTCGCTAACATCCAGCAGACTTGTTCCAGATAGCGGGTCGAATCTGATGGATTTTACGCAAGGGCTTCTGACAGGTATAGGCATTACCGGAATGCTGATGGCGATCGTATTCTTTGGCAAGTATTACAAGCGCAGCCATTAGGCTAGAAAATCGTTTCAGGGACAGCTATTTAAAGGCACCTCCGCAGTTGATGCGGAGGTGCCTTTTTTGCGCGCGGCTAAGGGACTCACTAAAACTGGTGATTCGGCCGTTTATAGTGTACCTTAATAGTAAGGAGTGGTGATTTTGAAATTAAACATAAAAACCCCCGTGCTGGTCACGGTCTCCATTGTACTGATCATAGTAAGCAGTATGCTTAGGCCCGAAGGCTCAACACTGCTGGGGGCGCTGCAGACTCTGCTGCTTGGTCTTGGAATTCTGGGATGCCTGATGGCTTTTTTACGGTTTGCCAAGAGTGGTAATAGTAAGGGCAAAGAGATAAACAAAGGCAAGAGCAAGAGTAAAGGCAACAGTAAGGGCAACAGTAAGGGCAAGTAAGCCAATAAAGCCGCAGCGGATTGCTGCGGCTTTATTGGTGAGAAGAACAGGCGCGCCATTTACACAATAGACAAATTAGCCTGTGATCTCAGCGGCTTTTGCCCTGCATTGTGCTCACGCACCTGCCTGAGCTGAGCTTTCAGCACCGGCAGGCTCTTGCCGAGAATTTTGCCGATTTCGGGCAGCGGAAGCAGCAGTCCATACCATAGGGCTTTTACAAGCTGATCGTCCCACGACAACTCTTTAGAGGTGCGCAGATTCCGGTTTTTCGCGGATTTTGCGCATTGCAGGATGCACTCCCGGTAGGCTTCTACCGGAAAGTCGGCAGCTTTGAGCTTTCCTTTGCAATAAGGCTCATACAGCTTGTTGAAGGTTCCGGCCGTCACCCGCTCTGCTTCACTGCCCTTCCCGAGCAGAATGGAGCTGAGCGCAAGGACACCTCCGCTGTACTCCCGGATATATTGCTCAAATCCGGCGGCAGCGGCCAGCTGCGAGGATAAAAGGTCAGGCATGTCAGCACGTTCCTTCCTGGATTAAAGAGATGGACAAGACAGAGAATTACAGGGTCTAACTTAAATGTATAGCGGTGCGCAAAAACCGCAGGCAGAGGAGAACCTCTGCTGCGGTCCGGATACAGGCGGAAACAGGCCTGATGCCAAAACGTGGCGGAATCAAGGGGCTCTCTCTATACACTTACGAGGTTAGCTGCAGGATTCGGGCGGTGAGAGTCGCCCTACCTGGTGAGAATGCGGGAGTCGCAGTCTCCTCAGGATTCACCCCATGGCCTTATCAGCCGGATGGTTCCCCCGTTTCCCGCTGGGCGGGAATTCAGCGTTCGAATATCATTATTTTTGCGAATCGATTCAACACGAATCATACTCTTTCCGGCATGGCTTTGTAAAAAAGCAAAGGGATTCTCTAATTGCCGATTAGCAGGGAATTGCGGCGGAAACAAGGCTGCTCTAGCCGAAAAGACTATTTATCAGCGTTTATCTGGTCATTTTCTCGCTCAGGCGTCATCTTTTGATTTTTACTGGAAAAAGGCAGCAGAGTGCGAAAATTGAACCTAGAAAAATATAAGTTCATAGGGAGATAAAAACGCCGGTGACCTTAAGCAGGTGACCGGCGTTTTCATATTAGCGTTTTGGCATTTTGCTCTCATCTATGTACAGCAGGTTCCAGCGGTGACCGTCCAGGTCGGCAAAGCCTGCGCCGTACATCCACCCGTCCACTTCACCCGGCTTACCGAA encodes:
- a CDS encoding DUF420 domain-containing protein, whose product is MDIFTVFPTISTSFIVISAVLVAIGWRQIIKGKREAHKKTMIAAAVAATLFFIVYMSRTVFVGNTSWGGPDNLSLLYHIFLIFHIVLATVAAVFGITTLTLGFKAKYAKHRKWGRVTAVIWFITAITGVAVYVLLYIFYPGGHTKPVWDAIWGF
- a CDS encoding GntR family transcriptional regulator produces the protein MWIPIQINENSAEPLYHQIETQLRSLIISGGITEGTLLPSIREFAGDLKCSVITVRRVYQDLENEGLLRTRQGTGTFVSHVGEGAMEEYKREAVSKALESAVDVGLSVQCSAEELTRIFTDIVKSKYNKQG
- a CDS encoding ABC transporter ATP-binding protein, giving the protein MVQQAIELRNVSKKRRNRMIGPLNLNLPQGYITALVGQNGSGKSTLLHMLMQLSFPEEGEIRWFEETHGKGMPLSLRQTIAYVPENSQSEENLWTAEEAAEFRRQWYPAWDQQYFEELLGRFEVPQGARLGKMSKGERRKFEIAAALAARPKLLLLDEPSSGLDPFAWKILIEALRKYMDESNATVLICTHIIEEVRRLADYIVLMHHGQLLGMAEKDSLFGSWNEVWVNAADEEELQHLAAELPDALNFTWGQSGMVSFITQKFHQNEKRIQQLGVKVIKSRALELDEILSLWTQGHHPILIDQKRGD
- a CDS encoding ABC transporter ATP-binding protein; amino-acid sequence: MEALKLEQVVKQYGDKTAVNRINLKVEQGEIYGLLGANGAGKTTTMRMVLGLIYPDEGKIIYNGKPFSSELQHLMGYLPEERGLYPKVKVSEQIIYLARLRGMAAGDAEKSLRYWLDRFEVPEYYNKKIEELSKGNQQKMGFIAAVVHKPQILILDEAFSGLDPVNVELLKDTVREMRDQGTSILFSTHRMEHVEELCRNITILDRSNTVVQGDIREIKKGYPREEVFLRTVGEVSGLEGIAGVTAVQRQERGYVLAISEIGAAQRILQHALLAGEVEHFEIKEPTLNQIFIRAVGESNE
- a CDS encoding ABC transporter permease yields the protein MNKLGPIIAFTFKNKARTKSFTITTLIIVLLITIGMNIPYFIDKFSGDDEAGAARIGVVTESGNPVSELLLAYTAPEDSETQVTLESYASAEDAALQKGLKEGDIKGYLTFGTAAGAGVPPVTYHSNEGELDGDIQSYLQAALQQVNTQLITEGKLTQQEVAAIFTPVTIDTQQIGGGSGTGGGQDESAPAINYVIVYVLLMLFFLSIMLTGNMIAAEVTAEKSSRIMEILITSASPLSQMFGKVLGVFLVGLLQIAIIAASIAANLMLPHNSGILTDFDLDLSQLNVGILVYGLILYILGFFLYALMYAAVGSIVSRTEELGQASMPVMMLGFVNYYIPTFSVSAPDTLLIKIASYVPFTSPLSMLLRIGVGDVAVWEIAVSLVILLVTIFLLGWLAAKIYRTGVLMYGKRPSIKEIRKAMKAYKI